A portion of the Clostridium gelidum genome contains these proteins:
- a CDS encoding sigma-70 family RNA polymerase sigma factor — protein MKQKNFLKELRNHNAKALDYVFATYGNLIFKVAYSVLNNRQFSEECVNDSLLKIWNNIDSFKNDDSKFKGWIIILTKYTAIDLLRKESKHSNVTNLDFYDKEDVNFEDNLEQKETKEEILKEINKFDKDNKEIFIKRFFLYYSIKDISQSTGISENAISNRLRRCRLKLIESLNQEVL, from the coding sequence ATGAAGCAAAAAAACTTTTTAAAGGAACTGCGAAATCATAATGCTAAAGCTTTAGATTATGTCTTTGCCACATATGGAAATTTAATTTTCAAAGTAGCATATTCTGTACTTAATAATAGACAATTTAGTGAAGAATGTGTAAATGATTCATTACTTAAAATTTGGAATAATATAGATTCATTTAAAAATGATGATAGCAAATTTAAAGGTTGGATTATAATTCTTACAAAATATACTGCTATAGATCTGCTTAGAAAAGAAAGTAAGCACAGCAATGTAACAAATTTAGATTTCTATGATAAAGAAGATGTAAACTTTGAAGATAATCTTGAGCAGAAGGAAACTAAAGAAGAAATCTTAAAAGAAATTAATAAGTTTGATAAAGATAATAAGGAAATTTTCATCAAAAGATTCTTCTTATATTACTCAATAAAAGATATAAGTCAATCTACTGGAATAAGTGAAAATGCCATTAGTAATAGATTACGACGCTGTAGATTGAAACTTATTGAATCACTAAATCAGGAGGTACTTTAA